In one Nitrospira sp. CR1.1 genomic region, the following are encoded:
- a CDS encoding glyoxalase yields MSALFHLAFPIHDVAAAKQFYVDGLGCVLGRESPTAVTFGLAGHQLVAHLSRDEMHRQKSIYPRHFGLVLTREEEWQALADRAQAKRLTFYQQPRRRFPGTRIEHRTFFLEDPSGNLLEFKYYAHESAIFGERDYSSVGEST; encoded by the coding sequence ATGTCGGCGCTCTTTCATCTTGCCTTTCCCATCCATGACGTGGCGGCTGCCAAGCAGTTCTACGTCGATGGTCTCGGCTGCGTCCTGGGCCGGGAATCCCCCACGGCCGTCACCTTCGGACTCGCTGGCCATCAACTCGTCGCCCATCTCTCCAGGGACGAGATGCATCGGCAGAAGAGTATTTATCCCCGCCATTTCGGGCTGGTATTGACGCGGGAGGAGGAATGGCAGGCGCTGGCCGATCGCGCGCAGGCCAAGCGCCTCACGTTTTATCAGCAACCACGTCGCCGGTTTCCCGGGACACGGATTGAGCATCGCACATTTTTCCTGGAAGACCCATCAGGAAATCTGCTCGAATTCAAATATTACGCGCACGAGTCGGCGATTTTCGGAGAGCGGGACTACAGCTCAGTCGGCGAATCCACGTAG
- a CDS encoding NfeD family protein, which translates to MSWWLWAFLGILLLGGEMVTPGGFYMLFFGIGALLVGALVGLDVIQSAWMSWLFFSGLSIGSLLVLRPPLRRLMATDRGGISPVDTMGGETAIVLEDIPPDGRGKAECRGSTWNAHNLGNKPLTKGQRGLVHHVDGITLWIKPE; encoded by the coding sequence ATGAGCTGGTGGCTCTGGGCCTTTCTGGGAATACTTCTGCTCGGCGGTGAAATGGTCACGCCCGGCGGATTCTATATGTTGTTTTTCGGCATTGGGGCGCTGTTGGTCGGCGCACTGGTCGGTTTGGACGTCATCCAAAGCGCGTGGATGTCCTGGCTTTTCTTCTCAGGTCTTTCGATCGGCTCTCTGCTGGTATTACGCCCCCCACTCCGCCGACTCATGGCCACCGACCGAGGCGGGATCTCGCCGGTCGATACGATGGGCGGTGAAACGGCCATCGTACTGGAAGACATTCCTCCCGACGGCCGGGGCAAAGCGGAATGCCGGGGGAGCACCTGGAATGCGCATAACCTGGGCAACAAGCCACTCACCAAGGGCCAACGCGGCCTCGTCCATCACGTCGACGGCATCACCCTGTGGATCAAACCCGAATGA
- a CDS encoding YihA family ribosome biogenesis GTP-binding protein, whose amino-acid sequence MKLLSAEFIKSSVSPEQFPADRLPEIAFVGRSNVGKSSLINSLLHRKKLAKVSKTPGKTRAVNFFTVRTSDPNLPLLSLVDLPGYGYAKVSKTMRAQWGPMIEQYLEQRQSLGAVILLIESRVWMPQDVMTIQWVQSLGCGLIIVLTKADKLRQSERAPTLSEVRTACGLPSEVPVLLYSAETHEGRDALWGEIRAQFNGLRKHECGTREL is encoded by the coding sequence ATGAAACTACTCAGCGCCGAGTTTATCAAAAGTTCCGTGTCCCCAGAACAGTTTCCTGCCGACCGCTTGCCAGAAATCGCGTTCGTGGGACGTTCCAACGTCGGCAAGTCGTCGCTGATCAATTCGCTGCTGCATCGGAAGAAATTGGCCAAGGTCAGCAAGACGCCGGGGAAAACGCGCGCGGTCAATTTTTTCACCGTTCGCACCTCGGACCCGAACCTGCCGCTGTTGTCCCTGGTCGATCTGCCGGGATACGGGTATGCCAAGGTTTCCAAAACAATGCGCGCGCAGTGGGGGCCGATGATCGAACAATATCTCGAACAGCGGCAATCGCTCGGCGCGGTGATTTTGCTGATCGAGTCGCGCGTATGGATGCCGCAAGATGTCATGACGATTCAGTGGGTGCAGTCCCTCGGGTGCGGCCTCATCATTGTGCTGACGAAAGCCGACAAGTTGCGGCAGAGCGAGCGGGCGCCGACTCTGTCCGAAGTGCGCACCGCCTGCGGATTGCCCTCGGAAGTGCCGGTCCTTCTGTATTCGGCTGAAACGCATGAAGGGCGAGACGCGTTATGGGGCGAGATTCGCGCGCAGTTCAATGGACTGCGGAAACACGAGTGCGGCACGAGAGAACTTTGA
- a CDS encoding paraslipin — protein sequence MEDSGMPGGLWVVIFLAGLVLLVISKTARVVPQQSAYVVERLGRYSRTLGAGFHILWPFLDSVQYKHSLKETAIDIPEQICITRDNVQVGVDGILYSKVLDPQRASYGISDYRFAITQLAQTALRSEIGKIELDRTFEERTNINSQVVNELDKATEPWGVKVLRYEIKNITPPKDVLAAMEKQMRAEREKRAVILTSEGERDAAINQAEGEKQQVIKASEAKKQQQINEAEGAAAAIMAIAGATAEGLRKVAESTQVPGGYEAVQLRVAEQYITKFGELAKTSNTLVLPANVSDVGSMLTLAMNMITKRSSPAK from the coding sequence ATGGAGGATAGCGGCATGCCAGGCGGACTCTGGGTCGTCATATTCCTTGCGGGCCTCGTGTTACTGGTCATCTCCAAAACGGCGCGCGTGGTGCCGCAACAGAGCGCCTATGTGGTCGAACGCCTCGGCCGGTATTCACGCACACTCGGCGCGGGGTTTCATATCCTCTGGCCGTTCCTCGACAGCGTCCAATACAAACACTCACTGAAAGAAACGGCCATCGATATCCCCGAACAGATCTGTATCACCCGCGACAATGTGCAGGTCGGCGTGGACGGCATTCTCTATTCGAAGGTGCTGGACCCGCAACGCGCCTCCTACGGCATCAGCGACTACCGCTTTGCCATCACCCAGCTCGCCCAGACCGCGCTCCGCAGCGAGATCGGGAAAATCGAACTCGACCGCACGTTTGAAGAACGCACGAACATCAACAGCCAGGTCGTCAATGAACTCGATAAGGCTACGGAGCCCTGGGGCGTGAAAGTTTTACGGTACGAGATCAAGAACATCACCCCGCCGAAAGATGTCCTGGCCGCGATGGAAAAACAGATGCGCGCCGAGCGGGAGAAACGTGCCGTGATTCTGACCTCCGAAGGCGAGCGCGACGCCGCCATCAATCAGGCGGAAGGCGAGAAACAACAGGTCATCAAAGCGTCTGAAGCAAAGAAGCAGCAACAGATCAACGAAGCCGAAGGTGCGGCGGCCGCCATCATGGCCATCGCCGGCGCGACCGCCGAGGGCCTGCGCAAAGTCGCCGAGTCTACGCAAGTTCCCGGCGGATACGAAGCCGTGCAATTGCGAGTCGCCGAACAGTACATCACCAAATTCGGGGAACTGGCCAAAACCAGCAATACGCTCGTGCTTCCGGCCAACGTGTCGGATGTCGGCTCGATGCTGACACTGGCGATGAATATGATCACCAAACGGTCTTCGCCCGCAAAGTAA
- a CDS encoding YbgC/FadM family acyl-CoA thioesterase translates to MDIRIYYEDTDCGGVVYYANYLKYFERARTQYLEERGLSVAGLRDQGTQFMVVHAELDYRSPARYGDTLTIDTNLAAVGRASLTFAHILREQTSGRVVVEGSAKLVTVDDQLKVKRLDKLTLAALQGPPHTRS, encoded by the coding sequence ATGGACATCCGCATCTACTATGAGGACACCGACTGCGGCGGGGTGGTCTATTACGCCAACTACCTCAAATATTTCGAGCGGGCGAGGACGCAGTATCTCGAAGAGCGGGGGCTGTCGGTCGCAGGCCTGCGCGATCAGGGGACGCAGTTCATGGTCGTGCATGCGGAGCTGGACTATCGGTCGCCTGCCCGGTATGGTGACACCTTGACGATCGATACGAACCTCGCGGCGGTGGGCCGGGCTTCTCTCACCTTTGCCCATATCCTGAGAGAACAGACGAGCGGGCGCGTGGTGGTTGAAGGCTCGGCCAAGCTGGTGACGGTGGACGACCAGTTGAAGGTGAAACGGCTCGACAAACTCACCCTCGCTGCGTTACAAGGACCTCCACACACGAGGAGCTAA
- a CDS encoding SIS domain-containing protein — translation MKDFAIKAFDESAEVKRRFARDHADKIVQVARLIGRAFQTGHKVLLFGNGGSATDAAHIAAEFVGRYKRERAPFPAIALATDIAAITCIANDYGFEELFARQVRAHGQAGDVAIAISTSGNSPNVLKGVEAAKAAGLTTVAWTGGSGGKLAGMADYGFVVPSTLTARIQESHITLGHVLCELIEDHVLANPA, via the coding sequence ATGAAAGACTTCGCCATCAAGGCGTTCGACGAGAGCGCCGAGGTCAAGCGGCGCTTTGCGCGGGACCATGCCGACAAAATCGTGCAGGTCGCCCGACTCATCGGCCGCGCCTTTCAAACCGGACATAAAGTCTTGCTCTTCGGCAACGGCGGCAGCGCGACGGATGCCGCGCACATTGCCGCCGAATTCGTCGGCCGTTATAAGCGCGAACGCGCCCCGTTCCCGGCTATCGCTCTCGCCACGGACATCGCCGCCATTACCTGCATCGCCAACGACTACGGCTTCGAGGAACTCTTTGCCCGCCAGGTGCGCGCGCACGGGCAGGCGGGAGACGTGGCGATTGCCATCAGCACCAGCGGCAACTCCCCCAATGTACTGAAGGGCGTCGAAGCGGCCAAGGCCGCAGGCCTCACGACGGTCGCCTGGACAGGCGGCTCAGGCGGCAAGCTGGCCGGTATGGCCGACTACGGCTTCGTCGTGCCTTCGACACTGACGGCTCGCATTCAAGAAAGTCACATCACGCTGGGCCACGTGCTCTGCGAACTCATTGAGGATCACGTTCTTGCCAACCCGGCCTAA
- a CDS encoding TIGR02710 family CRISPR-associated protein encodes MFIEAAGLQWYSPPTMPADTPVKALILAFTDAPPLAAYVINRLQPELLCFFVPESAKTQVEEAVQPLVQQMPKRWDWVVTPDSADIMACHQALSRTVHDLLRTWAVQVGEVVVDLTGATPAMAAALATVSQPWTSRMISLVDAAGLEESEEIIIDGLTKRWVQGNPWDESAVVVRREASEAFNHGSFRAAATLFHTLEARVSGGQKPLYRALGELALGYGLWEQFHYRQAWDKLKTSLKALDMASIWGGPPGLKALLPLIKANSGFLEKVVLDPAEVKEGVVLDLLAHAHRRAHVDHDPERAMVALVRALEACAQRQLFKQYKIKTWDVRPEQLPEALRETCRTCYLDDVDGKYKLPLQSQWRTLAGLGDQMGQAFLRDWPKMKPLLDAANHAVLGHGFEAVKGERVQQLSEMVMKLTGVSESSLPKFPTLNL; translated from the coding sequence GTGTTCATTGAAGCGGCCGGACTGCAGTGGTATAGTCCGCCGACTATGCCTGCCGATACTCCCGTCAAAGCGCTCATCCTGGCCTTCACCGATGCGCCGCCGCTCGCGGCCTATGTCATCAACCGCTTGCAGCCGGAACTGCTCTGTTTTTTTGTGCCGGAGTCGGCGAAGACCCAGGTCGAAGAAGCCGTGCAGCCACTTGTGCAGCAAATGCCGAAGCGCTGGGATTGGGTTGTCACGCCAGATTCGGCCGACATCATGGCCTGCCATCAGGCGTTATCGCGGACTGTTCATGACCTTCTCCGCACCTGGGCGGTCCAGGTGGGTGAAGTGGTGGTCGATTTGACCGGGGCAACTCCCGCCATGGCCGCGGCGCTGGCGACGGTGAGCCAACCCTGGACTTCGAGAATGATCAGCCTGGTTGATGCGGCAGGGCTTGAGGAGAGCGAAGAGATCATCATTGACGGTCTCACCAAACGCTGGGTCCAGGGCAATCCCTGGGATGAATCGGCTGTCGTCGTTCGTCGTGAGGCCAGTGAGGCGTTTAATCATGGATCATTCAGAGCGGCCGCCACGTTATTCCATACGCTGGAAGCTCGAGTGAGCGGGGGCCAGAAGCCGCTCTATCGTGCATTGGGTGAGCTGGCGCTGGGCTACGGCCTCTGGGAGCAGTTTCACTATCGGCAGGCCTGGGACAAGCTGAAGACCTCCCTGAAGGCGCTCGACATGGCGTCGATCTGGGGCGGGCCGCCGGGGCTGAAAGCGCTCCTGCCCTTGATCAAGGCCAATAGCGGTTTTTTGGAGAAGGTGGTACTCGACCCCGCTGAGGTCAAAGAAGGTGTCGTGCTCGATCTGCTGGCGCATGCGCATCGCCGCGCCCATGTGGATCACGATCCGGAACGGGCCATGGTCGCCCTCGTGCGCGCGCTGGAAGCCTGCGCCCAGCGGCAGTTGTTCAAGCAGTACAAGATAAAAACCTGGGACGTGCGGCCTGAACAGCTCCCTGAAGCCTTACGGGAAACCTGCCGCACCTGTTATCTGGACGATGTTGACGGCAAGTATAAGCTGCCGTTGCAGAGCCAGTGGCGTACATTGGCCGGCCTTGGCGATCAGATGGGGCAGGCCTTTCTCCGCGACTGGCCCAAGATGAAACCCCTCCTTGATGCCGCCAATCATGCCGTGTTGGGTCACGGGTTCGAGGCGGTCAAAGGCGAGCGGGTGCAGCAGCTATCCGAGATGGTGATGAAACTCACCGGCGTGAGCGAGTCCTCGCTGCCAAAGTTTCCGACACTGAATCTCTAA
- the mfd gene encoding transcription-repair coupling factor, which produces MPPVVPSHLTNWLTPVREALRTGSGKPCLMGLHGSTAGFGLALLTQSTPTEPLADRSWLIVAKTDDEAERLYRDTLFFRTLCGQSGDDLALFPKWETLPYESTVPHIDLVARRMQTLNRLCTTARTVLFTSVPALTQRVLPALVFTEAVLQFQPNSDLEREVLVSSLLRLGYRKGSVVEIPGEFSIRGGIVDIYSTAYPDPLRVEFLGDTIESIRFFDPATQKSTDKIKQAWVLPARELIRPDDAPDALAPLAADAEWHAPSVYGSMDSLLDYFPQPPVLVLDQPSALKAHTEECWQAIEEGYLRHEDRTDPNPYPTPDQLFLTWDQIVTATQGYATLALEPVTAPDASWDPVLTCPAQTPASIGLGQRGTAFSQTLEVLDRLREGGPVVLVARSQGQVGRLLALFGEHDRPAMEWKPSALSAGGAQKAPFSVLNGEVSAGFLSPDLRLVVLTEEELFAKGARHKPQHKSKAATFLSSLEDLNIGDFVVHMQYGIAKYQGLRRLSVQDFDSDFLVLEFAGTDKLYVPLDRLSQVQRYAGADAHVPRLDRLGGTSWAKTTARVKKDIEEMAHELVDLYANRELVHRTSYGKDSMLYHEFEAAFEYEETPDQRKAIEDIANDLASTKPMDRLVCGDVGYGKTEVAMRAAFKAVEENRQVAVLVPTTLLAHQHYDNFAERFAPFPTRVALLSRFQSPKDTKAIIKDTAAGLVDVLIGTHRLLQKDVQFRNLGLVIIDEEQWFGVKHKERLKQLRTQVDVLTLTATPIPRTLQMTMASVRDLSIIDTPPSGRLAIRTQVLRFSEKAIREAILRELGRGGQTYFVHNRVETMERMGAWLQELVPEARIVMAHGQMDSKPLEAVMLKFFHREADILIASAIIQSGIDVPTANTIIVNRADTFGLAQLYQLRGRVGRGGEQAYAYFLVPDEGNLSDDAQKRLTAIQQFTELGSGFRIAAADLEIRGAGNLLGKQQSGHIAAVGLDLYLQMVEQAVQRLKGQVVEEEPDPTLRLSVSAYIPEDYVADSHQRLSLYKRLSSCGQLGDLALMHGEIEDRYGPPPDPVERLFELMQIRLLAKQLRLSSVVEQTHAVVITFDPKATVSETAVQALMDKYKKRLRFLSPLSFELQMPHDDWSLVFPELNATLQTLHVCGTNNQES; this is translated from the coding sequence GTGCCACCTGTAGTCCCATCGCATCTGACGAACTGGCTCACGCCTGTGCGAGAAGCCCTTCGCACGGGGTCCGGCAAACCCTGCCTCATGGGACTGCACGGGTCGACGGCAGGCTTCGGTTTAGCTCTGCTCACACAGAGCACGCCGACTGAACCACTGGCCGATCGCTCCTGGCTGATCGTCGCCAAGACGGATGACGAGGCGGAGCGCCTGTATCGCGACACGCTCTTTTTCAGAACCCTGTGCGGACAATCAGGCGATGACCTGGCCCTGTTCCCGAAATGGGAAACGCTGCCCTATGAATCGACGGTGCCCCATATCGATCTCGTCGCCCGCCGCATGCAGACGCTCAATCGACTCTGCACCACAGCTCGCACGGTGCTCTTTACGTCCGTGCCGGCGCTGACGCAACGTGTGCTTCCAGCCCTGGTCTTCACCGAGGCCGTTCTGCAGTTTCAACCGAACAGCGACCTGGAGCGGGAAGTCCTGGTTTCAAGCCTCCTGCGGCTCGGGTATCGAAAAGGGTCCGTGGTAGAGATTCCGGGCGAGTTCAGTATTCGCGGCGGCATCGTGGATATTTATTCGACGGCCTATCCAGACCCGCTGCGAGTGGAGTTTCTGGGCGACACGATTGAATCGATCCGCTTTTTCGATCCTGCCACGCAAAAGTCAACCGACAAGATCAAGCAGGCCTGGGTCTTGCCGGCACGTGAACTGATTCGCCCCGACGACGCGCCTGACGCCCTCGCGCCGCTGGCGGCAGACGCAGAATGGCATGCCCCGTCCGTGTATGGATCGATGGACAGTCTCCTGGACTATTTTCCTCAACCGCCCGTTCTGGTGCTAGATCAACCTAGTGCCCTCAAGGCTCACACCGAGGAATGTTGGCAGGCCATTGAAGAAGGGTATCTGCGACACGAAGACCGCACAGATCCGAATCCCTATCCGACTCCGGATCAGCTATTCCTCACATGGGACCAGATCGTCACCGCTACTCAAGGCTATGCGACCCTCGCCCTGGAGCCGGTCACCGCGCCGGACGCGAGCTGGGATCCGGTCCTGACCTGCCCGGCCCAAACACCGGCCAGCATAGGCCTCGGCCAGCGCGGCACAGCGTTCAGCCAGACGTTGGAAGTCCTCGACCGCTTGCGCGAAGGCGGCCCCGTCGTGCTGGTTGCCCGCAGCCAGGGCCAAGTCGGCCGATTGCTCGCCCTGTTCGGCGAGCATGATCGCCCGGCCATGGAATGGAAACCCTCGGCACTCTCCGCCGGCGGCGCGCAGAAGGCCCCGTTCTCGGTGTTGAACGGCGAGGTCTCGGCCGGATTCCTCTCCCCGGACTTGCGGCTCGTCGTCCTAACCGAAGAAGAACTGTTCGCCAAGGGCGCCCGGCACAAACCGCAGCACAAGAGCAAAGCGGCCACCTTTCTCTCTTCGCTCGAAGATCTGAACATCGGCGATTTCGTCGTTCACATGCAGTACGGCATCGCGAAGTATCAGGGACTGCGTCGCCTGTCGGTCCAGGACTTCGACAGCGACTTTCTGGTGCTTGAGTTCGCCGGGACCGACAAACTCTATGTGCCGCTCGACCGGCTGAGCCAGGTGCAGCGATACGCAGGCGCCGATGCCCATGTGCCACGCCTCGACCGCCTCGGCGGCACAAGTTGGGCAAAAACGACGGCGCGGGTCAAAAAGGACATCGAAGAAATGGCGCATGAGCTCGTCGACCTCTACGCGAATCGCGAGCTGGTCCATCGCACGTCGTACGGCAAAGACAGCATGCTCTACCATGAATTCGAGGCGGCCTTCGAATATGAGGAAACGCCGGATCAACGCAAGGCCATCGAAGACATCGCCAATGACCTGGCCTCTACCAAGCCGATGGACCGCCTGGTCTGCGGCGACGTGGGCTACGGCAAAACGGAGGTGGCGATGCGAGCCGCCTTCAAGGCCGTCGAGGAGAATCGACAGGTGGCCGTGCTGGTCCCGACTACGCTGCTTGCCCATCAGCATTACGACAACTTCGCCGAACGGTTTGCGCCCTTCCCGACCCGCGTGGCGCTGTTGTCCCGTTTTCAGTCTCCCAAAGACACCAAAGCGATCATCAAAGATACGGCGGCCGGTCTGGTCGATGTGCTCATCGGCACCCACCGGCTCTTGCAGAAGGATGTGCAGTTTCGCAACCTCGGCCTCGTCATCATCGATGAGGAACAATGGTTTGGCGTCAAACATAAGGAGCGCTTGAAACAGCTGCGCACTCAGGTCGATGTCCTGACCCTCACCGCCACGCCGATTCCGCGCACCTTGCAAATGACCATGGCCAGTGTACGCGACCTGTCCATTATCGACACGCCTCCGTCCGGACGCCTTGCGATCCGCACGCAGGTGCTTCGCTTCAGCGAAAAAGCGATTCGGGAGGCGATCCTGCGCGAGCTCGGCCGGGGCGGACAAACCTACTTCGTCCACAATCGCGTGGAAACCATGGAACGGATGGGCGCCTGGCTCCAGGAATTGGTGCCTGAAGCGCGCATTGTGATGGCGCACGGCCAGATGGATTCCAAACCCTTGGAAGCCGTGATGCTGAAATTTTTTCACCGGGAAGCCGATATCCTGATCGCGTCCGCCATTATTCAATCCGGCATCGATGTGCCGACCGCCAACACGATCATCGTCAATCGCGCCGACACATTCGGGCTGGCCCAGCTCTACCAGTTACGCGGCCGGGTGGGCCGTGGCGGCGAGCAGGCGTACGCCTATTTTCTGGTGCCGGATGAAGGCAACCTCTCGGACGACGCCCAAAAGCGGCTGACCGCCATTCAGCAATTTACCGAATTAGGCTCCGGGTTCCGGATCGCGGCGGCGGATTTAGAAATTCGCGGGGCAGGCAATCTGCTGGGCAAACAACAATCGGGGCATATCGCCGCCGTCGGGCTCGATCTCTATCTACAAATGGTGGAACAAGCCGTTCAACGGTTGAAAGGCCAGGTAGTGGAGGAAGAGCCGGACCCGACGCTGCGTCTCAGCGTTTCGGCCTATATTCCAGAAGACTATGTGGCTGACAGTCATCAACGCCTGTCGCTCTACAAACGGCTATCTTCCTGCGGGCAACTCGGCGACCTCGCGCTCATGCATGGTGAAATTGAAGACCGGTATGGTCCTCCGCCGGATCCAGTCGAACGACTGTTCGAACTCATGCAGATCCGTCTACTAGCCAAACAACTCCGGCTCAGCTCGGTGGTCGAGCAGACGCATGCGGTCGTGATCACCTTCGATCCCAAAGCGACCGTTTCGGAAACCGCTGTGCAGGCGCTCATGGACAAGTATAAAAAACGGTTGCGGTTTCTGTCGCCGCTGTCTTTCGAACTCCAGATGCCGCATGACGACTGGAGTTTAGTCTTTCCAGAACTCAACGCAACCTTGCAAACCCTCCACGTCTGTGGTACCAACAATCAAGAGTCATAA
- a CDS encoding DNA polymerase IV gives MSARWPRQILFGDIDAMFASAAMLADPSLAGKPVAVGGPAPRGIIAAASYAVRRFGVRSAMPTIQALRLCPQLVLVPPDRPLYTRLHHQLQEVTNRFFPETEWTSIDEFYADTTRLQTRYPDPRALGQALKADILHATGLTCTIALASGKTVAKIAADVHKPDGLAVIEPGSEAAFLKPLPVRSLPGMGPKSTEAIERLSVRTIGDLLIPRFESALLRLLGTRLAAFQSLARGVDSDPVVADRETKSVSHETTFDEDTNDPAVLEPILHGFLETLAHDLRLEGLAAGSFTVKLKDSLFHITTRQRKFATPLNYDPDMWPDIRLALRNLLQPRSRYRLVGLGLSDLAPAPEPLFDRRQRDAVAALDKLIERHGSSVVRLGALPLDEEGKKKRRRPTPD, from the coding sequence ATGTCTGCCCGTTGGCCTCGGCAAATTCTCTTCGGCGACATCGACGCCATGTTTGCCTCAGCCGCCATGCTGGCCGATCCGTCATTGGCGGGAAAACCGGTCGCGGTCGGCGGGCCTGCCCCGCGCGGCATCATCGCCGCCGCCAGTTATGCGGTCCGGCGATTCGGCGTGCGATCCGCCATGCCGACCATTCAGGCCCTGCGCCTCTGCCCGCAGCTGGTCCTCGTACCGCCTGATCGGCCGCTCTACACGCGTCTCCATCACCAACTTCAAGAAGTCACGAACCGGTTCTTCCCTGAAACCGAATGGACGAGCATCGATGAATTTTATGCGGACACGACGAGACTACAAACCCGTTATCCCGATCCCCGCGCATTAGGCCAGGCCTTAAAAGCCGACATCCTCCACGCGACCGGCCTCACCTGCACGATTGCCCTGGCCTCCGGAAAAACCGTCGCCAAAATCGCCGCCGATGTGCACAAGCCTGACGGGTTGGCCGTGATCGAACCAGGGTCAGAAGCGGCTTTTCTCAAACCACTGCCTGTTCGCTCGTTGCCGGGCATGGGACCGAAATCGACCGAAGCCATCGAACGCCTGAGCGTACGCACGATCGGCGATTTGCTCATTCCTCGTTTCGAATCAGCGCTTCTGCGCTTACTGGGCACCCGCCTCGCCGCATTTCAATCGCTGGCCCGCGGCGTTGATTCCGATCCCGTGGTGGCCGACCGCGAGACGAAGAGTGTGAGCCACGAAACGACGTTCGATGAAGATACGAACGATCCGGCCGTACTGGAGCCGATTCTCCATGGGTTTCTCGAAACCCTGGCGCATGATCTGCGGCTGGAAGGACTGGCTGCCGGTTCGTTCACCGTGAAGCTGAAGGATTCGCTGTTTCACATCACCACGCGGCAACGGAAGTTTGCCACGCCGTTGAACTATGACCCGGATATGTGGCCGGACATTCGTCTGGCCTTGAGAAACTTGCTACAGCCGCGATCACGATATCGCCTTGTGGGTCTGGGCCTGTCGGATCTGGCGCCGGCTCCCGAACCGCTGTTCGACCGACGACAGCGCGATGCGGTGGCTGCCCTGGATAAACTGATCGAGCGACATGGCAGCAGCGTGGTCCGCCTGGGCGCCCTTCCTCTGGATGAGGAAGGGAAGAAGAAACGAAGACGACCCACACCCGACTGA
- the rfaE2 gene encoding D-glycero-beta-D-manno-heptose 1-phosphate adenylyltransferase encodes MPTKVTTRDELVPLLAEHRRRQQRVVFTNGCFDLMHIGHIRYLQAARNLGDLLVVGVNSDGSVRALHKGADRPIVPDAQRAEVLAALTCVDYVVIFPEPDPGALITALQPDILVKGGDWPLDRIIGRETVEARGGRVHTIPLVPGVSTTTLVQRIRSTTA; translated from the coding sequence ATGCCCACAAAAGTGACCACAAGAGATGAATTGGTTCCACTGCTGGCCGAGCACCGCCGGCGGCAACAACGCGTCGTGTTTACGAACGGCTGCTTCGACCTCATGCACATCGGCCATATCCGGTACCTGCAGGCTGCCCGTAACCTGGGTGACCTACTCGTGGTCGGCGTGAATTCCGACGGCTCCGTACGCGCCCTGCACAAGGGCGCTGATCGCCCCATCGTGCCGGATGCCCAACGGGCCGAGGTCCTCGCGGCGTTGACCTGCGTGGATTATGTGGTCATTTTCCCGGAGCCGGATCCCGGAGCCCTTATCACAGCTCTCCAGCCGGATATTCTGGTCAAGGGAGGTGACTGGCCGCTCGACCGGATCATCGGCCGGGAAACAGTCGAGGCGCGCGGCGGGCGGGTCCACACCATTCCCCTGGTCCCCGGCGTCTCGACCACAACCCTGGTACAACGCATTCGCTCCACCACGGCATAA
- the mtgA gene encoding monofunctional biosynthetic peptidoglycan transglycosylase has protein sequence MSKSTGSLFGRILFWATVLIGLPAAALALYWLATLPDVSRLAKHHPTETAVMEARRAQAKEQGHPLRIKFAWVPLARIAPALQRAVVAAEDASFFAHEGFDWEGIKDAALYNLEVGEFKRGGSTITQQLAKNLYLSSERSLLRKAREALITRSLEHHLTKKQILELYLNVAEWGQGVFGAEAAARHHFGKSAEDLTIEEAALLAAILPSPRRYDPIRHTAYLNRRQRHIVRWLERGNGRKSGSINRISPEPLEEVTVE, from the coding sequence ATGAGCAAGTCAACAGGCAGTCTGTTCGGCCGGATACTGTTTTGGGCGACCGTGCTCATCGGTTTGCCCGCAGCCGCCTTGGCGTTGTATTGGCTGGCGACGCTGCCCGACGTGTCACGCCTCGCCAAACATCATCCGACAGAAACGGCGGTCATGGAAGCGCGACGGGCTCAGGCCAAGGAACAAGGCCATCCGCTGCGCATCAAGTTCGCCTGGGTCCCCCTGGCTCGAATTGCGCCCGCCCTTCAGCGCGCTGTCGTCGCCGCTGAAGACGCCTCCTTCTTTGCGCACGAGGGTTTCGATTGGGAAGGCATTAAAGATGCTGCGCTCTATAACCTGGAGGTCGGCGAATTCAAACGCGGGGGCAGTACCATCACCCAACAACTGGCGAAAAATCTTTATCTCTCTTCTGAACGGTCCCTGTTGCGAAAAGCCCGAGAAGCCTTAATCACCCGATCTCTGGAGCACCATTTGACAAAGAAACAGATTCTGGAGCTCTACTTGAATGTCGCCGAATGGGGGCAGGGCGTGTTCGGAGCGGAGGCTGCGGCCCGGCACCATTTCGGGAAGTCGGCGGAGGACCTGACCATTGAGGAGGCCGCCCTGCTGGCGGCGATTCTTCCTTCCCCGCGCCGCTATGACCCTATCCGGCACACCGCTTATCTCAACCGGCGACAACGCCACATCGTTCGCTGGCTGGAGCGGGGGAATGGCCGGAAATCAGGCTCCATCAACCGGATCTCCCCTGAGCCCCTCGAAGAAGTGACTGTGGAGTAG